A window of the Helicobacter sp. 12S02232-10 genome harbors these coding sequences:
- a CDS encoding UbiA prenyltransferase family protein, with the protein MLPKIKSIRPSVIDLSLQEKSALVLPLVLPLFFCSLGGGGTIFLLDIQAFFCILFYVILNLFYSLKLKHIPILDIFIIASGFVIRLFVGAFATGVFLSEWIIIMTFLLALFLALAKRRDDVILYESGEGKMREVLDGYNRQFLDIAMSVSASIVMIAYILWSISSEVKARLHSDYLYLSAVFVLAGIFRYMQITFVENKSGSPSKIVLKDGFLQIVIVSWLFVLAILMYL; encoded by the coding sequence ATGCTCCCAAAGATAAAATCCATCCGACCAAGCGTAATCGACCTATCGCTTCAGGAAAAATCAGCGTTGGTTTTGCCTCTAGTATTGCCTTTGTTCTTTTGTTCCTTGGGGGGGGGGGGGACAATATTTCTTCTAGATATTCAAGCGTTTTTTTGCATTCTTTTTTATGTAATTTTAAATCTTTTTTATAGTCTCAAACTCAAACATATCCCTATTTTAGATATTTTTATTATTGCTAGCGGTTTTGTTATTCGTCTATTTGTCGGCGCATTTGCAACAGGGGTGTTTTTGTCAGAATGGATCATTATTATGACTTTTTTGCTTGCACTTTTTTTGGCTTTAGCTAAGAGGCGTGATGATGTTATTTTGTATGAATCTGGTGAGGGAAAAATGCGTGAAGTTCTTGATGGCTACAATCGACAGTTTTTAGATATTGCTATGTCTGTGAGTGCTTCAATTGTAATGATTGCTTATATCTTGTGGAGTATTTCTTCTGAAGTGAAAGCGAGACTTCATAGCGATTATTTATATTTGAGTGCGGTATTTGTGCTTGCGGGAATATTTCGGTATATGCAGATTACGTTTGTAGAGAACAAAAGCGGGAGTCCTAGCAAGATTGTCTTGAAAGATGGATTTTTGCAAATCGTGATTGTATCTTGGCTGTTTGTTCTTGCGATTTTGATGTATCTGTAG